Proteins from one Syngnathus scovelli strain Florida chromosome 9, RoL_Ssco_1.2, whole genome shotgun sequence genomic window:
- the prss35 gene encoding inactive serine protease 35, producing MGPLHLCVLLPMTALVVAAVATELSATVDDEYTWPQWNLPLVRKRRTLPLTSPNFSAHPKGEVSGTCGIECQRGLPSPSLDDLEQLLSYETVYENGTRTYTSVSVQGLNEVTEWSRNDSSSSRHKREVYGTDTRFTISDKQYSTKYPFSTTVKISTGCSGVLVSPKHVLTAAHCIHDGKDYLDGVQKLRVGILKEKSRKGKGGKGKGGRGKGKKRKGDGAKEEIKQVEDKGGSRKGKDGKGRKSRSRRSAEVEKPSFRWTRVKKTQVPKGWFKGVSDGLTADYDYAVLELKRAPKVKHMDLGVIPSVKKLPAGRIHFSGFDDDRPGNLVYRFCSVSEESTDLLYQYCDAKPGSSGSGVYIRLKEPGKKKWKRKIIGVFSGHQWVDVNGNGLQQDYNVAVRITPLKYAQICYWVHGDSSECQVS from the coding sequence ATGGGCCCTCTACACTTGTGTGTGCTGCTCCCAATGACGGCGTTAGTCGTGGCGGCTGTCGCCACCGAGCTGTCTGCAACGGTTGACGACGAGTACACTTGGCCTCAGTGGAATTTGCCTCTGGTAAGGAAGAGGCGCACGCTGCCTCTGACTAGTCCCAACTTCTCAGCTCATCCTAAAGGAGAGGTGAGCGGAACATGTGGGATTGAGTGTCAGCGTGGCCTCCCCTCACCCTCCCTGGATGACCTGGAGCAGCTCCTATCCTACGAGACGGTTTATGAGAATGGCACACGCACGTATACCTCGGTGTCTGTACAAGGTCTCAACGAGGTGACCGAATGGTCCAGAAACGACTCCTCGAGCTCCCGTCACAAAAGAGAGGTGTATGGCACGGATACCCGCTTCACTATTTCTGATAAGCAGTACTCCACTAAGTATCCCTTCTCCACTACTGTCAAGATCTCCACGGGTTGTTCTGGAGTTCTGGTGTCACCTAAACACGTGTTGACGGCTGCCCACTGTATCCATGATGGAAAGGATTATTTGGATGGCGTTCAGAAGCTTCGCGTCGGTATTCTTAAGGAGAAATCTCGAAAAGGGAAAGGAGGCAAAGGGAAAGGAGggcgagggaaaggcaaaaagagaaagggagATGGTGCCAAAGAAGAAATAAAGCAAGTGGAAGACAAGGGAGGGAGCCGTAAAGGAAAGGATGGAAAGGGTAGAAAGAGCCGGAGTCGCCGCAGCGCAGAGGTGGAGAAACCTTCATTTCGGTGGACCAGGGTTAAGAAAACCCAAGTGCCTAAGGGTTGGTTCAAAGGTGTGTCTGATGGACTGACTGCAGATTATGACTATGCAGTTTTGGAGCTAAAGCGAGCCCCCAAAGTGAAGCACATGGATCTGGGTGTTATCCCCTCAGTCAAGAAGCTCCCTGCAGGAAGAATCCACTTCTCTGGTTTTGATGATGACCGGCCGGGAAATCTGGTATACAGGTTTTGCTCTGTGTCCGAGGAATCTACTGATTTATTGTACCAGTACTGCGACGCCAAGCCCGGTTCCAGCGGCTCTGGGGTTTACATCCGTCTCAAAGAGCCAGGCAAGaagaagtggaagagaaagatCATCGGGGTCTTCTCTGGTCATCAGTGGGTGGATGTTAATGGAAATGGGCTGCAGCAGGATTACAACGTGGCAGTGAGGATAACTCCTCTCAAATATGCCCAAATCTGCTACTGGGTCCACGGGGACTCAAGTGAATGCCAGGTATCCTAA
- the LOC125974746 gene encoding clathrin coat assembly protein AP180 isoform X2 yields MSGQTLTDRIAAAQYSLTGSEVSRAVCKSTTHEQTAPKKKHLEYLIQASQDSSVSVPQMADTLIERAGNASWVVVFKALITTHHLMVHGNEKFLQFLSSRNSLFNLANFLDKTGSHGYDMSTFIRRYSRYLNEKSFAYRQMSFDFVRVKKGADGAMRTMTVEKLLKGMPILQGQIDALLDFDVHQPELNNGVINACFLLLFKDLIKLYACYNDGIINLLEKFFQMKRSQCKDGLEIYKRFLTRMTRVSEFFKLAEQVGIDKNDIPELTQAPESLLESLETHLNTLEGKKPEDKSPTKDTVANNSSATTTPSSAPPKPAPPAGTGGPPARPGPPAKPPPPSITPTAVTPTTTASSALDDGFLLDLDPMSSSSAGGTAPPSTTTAWGDLLADATPAATNNASEAKQAKKELAPDAAAATAVAASTAAASTAAAMPVPISLPVTAPTAASVRDIDFFGDAFAPSPGDGPVAVAAGPATDAFGESDPFATTEGSADITPGLDLFAMRPTDTGATAITPPTSNMLDSMPEQGSTTESKAATTPSVDLFGADLPAVSRGPSPLPEPAPTGDIVTDPSPETAPHPAPAPAPASAQTPTPAPVVAPATEASSPTKAEPTPVIDLLDSFGGSVKETQSSAPGGPGGDLLGDLMSPTLAPTVAPALAPAMAPAPAQNYLLESGFETLGSLPSPTPPVPAVPMVPATAEPAKATPAPSGGFDASGDLLMPAVTPQSTGGSTTGSAAGSMGPPVTVENIAAAPPATPPPTKAIAGDLDSSLANLVGDLGMKKKDPQSERKLTGGANWTPHVAPTSWTTPGVPMAGVTPGGPGAAAPSGAMVPPMSAQPGFGMPAAGGPGAPMMQPMMGQPMMGQSMMRPPFAGVVGAAPGGLAASGAPLSPGPASQSPKKPKDPLAELDLKDFL; encoded by the exons ACCTGATCCAGGCCTCTCAGGATTCCAGTGTGAGCGTCCCTCAGATGGCCGATACACTGATAGAGAGGGCGGGCAATGCCAGTTGGGTGGTGGTTTTCAAGGCCCTGATTACTACACACCATCTCATGGTGCACGGCAATGAG AAATTCCTGCAATTCCTTTCATCGAGGAATTCTTTGTTCAACCTTGCCAATTTTCTGGACAAAACAGGCTCCCATG GCTATGACATGTCCACCTTTATCAGACGCTACAGCCGTTATCTCAATGAGAAGTCCTTTGCCTACAGACAGATGTCTTTCGATTTTGTCAGAGTCAAGAAAGG CGCTGATGGAGCAATGAGGACCATGACAGTTGAGAAGTTGCTGAAAGGAATGCCTATCCTGCAGGGTCAGATTGATGCTCTGCTGGATTTTGAT GTACACCAACCGGAATTAAACAATGGAGTAATAAATGCCTGCTTTCTTCTACTGTTCAAAGACCTGATAAAGTTATATGCTTGCTACAATGATGGCATCATCAATCTACTAG AGAAATTTTTCCAGATGAAGAGAAGCCAGTGTAAAGATGGACTCGAGATCTACAAGAGATTTCTGACTCGCATGACTCGGGTATCTGAATTCTTCAAACTTGCAGAG CAAGTGGGAATAGACAAGAATGACATACCTGAACTGACTCAA GCCCCAGAAAGTCTTTTAGAATCACTTGAAACTCACCTCAACACTTTGGAAGGAAAGAAGCC AGAGGATAA GTCACCCACCAAG GACACAGTGGCCAATAACAGCTCAGCAACTACCACCCCATCTTCTGCACCACCCAAGCCTGCACCGCCTGCTGGCACTGGGGGCCCCCCTGCTCGACCGGGGCCCCCTGCTAAACCTCCACCTCCCTCTATCACACCCACAGCTGTCACTCCCACCACTACCGCCAGCAG TGCCCTTGATGATGGCTTCTTGTTGGATCTAGATCCCATGTCTTCGTCCTCAGCTGGTGGGACTGCACCGCCTTCCACAACAACCGCATGGGGAG ATCTTTTGGCTGACG CCACTCCTGCTGCAACTAACAATGCTTCTGAAGCtaaacaagcaaaaaaagagCTTGCCCCTGATGCTGCAGCTGCCACTGCAGTGGCTGCATCTACAGCTGCCGCTTCCACTGCTGCAGCCATGCCAGTGCCCATCTCCCTGCCTGTCACTGCTCCCACTGCTGCTTCAGTTAGAGATATCGACTTTTTTGGAG ATGCATTTGCACCTTCCCCAGGAGATGGTCCTGTCGCTGTGGCTGCGGGTCCTGCTACTGATGCATTTGGTGAATCTG accCTTTTGCTACGACCGAGGGGAGTGCGGACATTACTCCAGGGCTGGACCTGTTTGCTATGCGACCCACTGACACGGGAGCCACTGCCATCACACCTCCCACCTCTA ATATGCTTGATTCTATGCCTGAGCAAGGTTCTACCACAGAATCCAAAGCTGCTACCACACCTAGCGTAGACCTTTTTGGTGCAG ACCTCCCTGCTGTTTCACGCGGGCCTTCTCCTTTGCCTGAGCCGGCTCCGACTGGAGACATTGTCACTG ACCCTAGTCCTGAGACTGCCCCTCATCCTGCCCCTGCTCCTGCGCCTGCTTCAGCTCAGACTCCAACTCCAGCTCCTGTTGTTGCTCCTGCCACTGAGGCCTCCTCTCCAACCAAAGCAGAGCCAACCCCAGTTATTGACCTGCTGG ACTCCTTTGGTGGGTCTGTGAAGGAGACGCAGAGCTCTGCTCCTGGGGGACCTGGAGGAGACCTGCTAGGAG ACCTCATGTCCCCCACCTTGGCACCCACCGTCGCCCCGGCCTTAGCCCCAGCCATGGCTCCAGCTCCAGCACAGAATTATCTTCTTGAATCGGGATTCGAAACTCTGGGTTCACTTCCCTCTCCGACACCACCTGTGCCAGCTGTACCAATGGTACCTGCCACTGCAGAACCTGCAAAAGCCACACCAGCGCCCTCTGGTGGTTTTGATGCTTCAG GTGACTTGCTGATGCCCGCCGTTACGCCACAGAGCACCGGGGGAAGCACAACAGGAAGTGCAGCAGGGAGCATGGGACCTCCCGTCACAGTTGAAAACATTGCAGCTGCTCCACCTGCCACCCCACCCCCAACAAAAGCCATTGCAGGGGATCTTGACTCTTCACTGGCCAACCTGGTTGGAG ACCTGGGAATGAAGAAAAA AGATCCACAGAGTGAGAGGAAGTTGACTGGAGGAGCCAACTGGACCCCTCATGTGGCCCCCACAAGCTGGACCACGCCGGGTGTCCCCATG GCTGGAGTGACTCCTGGCGGACCTGGAGCAGCGGCTCCTAGTGGAGCAATGGTACCACCAATGAGTGCACAGCCTGGATTTGGTATG CCTGCCGCTGGAGGGCCAGGAGCTCCCATGATGCAGCCCATGATGGGTCAGCCAATGATGGGTCAGTCCATGATGAGACCTCCTTTTGCTGGCGTGGTTGGAGCTGCACCTGGAGGACTTGCAGCATCAGGAGCCCCG CTTTCTCCTGGACCTGCAAGCCAGAGTCCCAAAAAGCCTAAAGATCCTCTGGCAGAGCTCGACCTTAAGGACTTCTTATAA
- the LOC125974746 gene encoding clathrin coat assembly protein AP180 isoform X1 gives MSGQTLTDRIAAAQYSLTGSEVSRAVCKSTTHEQTAPKKKHLEYLIQASQDSSVSVPQMADTLIERAGNASWVVVFKALITTHHLMVHGNEKFLQFLSSRNSLFNLANFLDKTGSHGYDMSTFIRRYSRYLNEKSFAYRQMSFDFVRVKKGADGAMRTMTVEKLLKGMPILQGQIDALLDFDVHQPELNNGVINACFLLLFKDLIKLYACYNDGIINLLEKFFQMKRSQCKDGLEIYKRFLTRMTRVSEFFKLAEQVGIDKNDIPELTQAPESLLESLETHLNTLEGKKPEDKSPTKDTVANNSSATTTPSSAPPKPAPPAGTGGPPARPGPPAKPPPPSITPTAVTPTTTASSALDDGFLLDLDPMSSSSAGGTAPPSTTTAWGDLLADATPAATNNASEAKQAKKELAPDAAAATAVAASTAAASTAAAMPVPISLPVTAPTAASVRDIDFFGDAFAPSPGDGPVAVAAGPATDAFGESDPFATTEGSADITPGLDLFAMRPTDTGATAITPPTSSEAPAIAVPVATPAAAPTPSVTTTTSTTDTTTTESAAAPTLDFFGDMLDSMPEQGSTTESKAATTPSVDLFGADLPAVSRGPSPLPEPAPTGDIVTDPSPETAPHPAPAPAPASAQTPTPAPVVAPATEASSPTKAEPTPVIDLLDSFGGSVKETQSSAPGGPGGDLLGDLMSPTLAPTVAPALAPAMAPAPAQNYLLESGFETLGSLPSPTPPVPAVPMVPATAEPAKATPAPSGGFDASVFDALGDLLMPAVTPQSTGGSTTGSAAGSMGPPVTVENIAAAPPATPPPTKAIAGDLDSSLANLVGDLGMKKKDPQSERKLTGGANWTPHVAPTSWTTPGVPMAGVTPGGPGAAAPSGAMVPPMSAQPGFGMPAAGGPGAPMMQPMMGQPMMGQSMMRPPFAGVVGAAPGGLAASGAPLSPGPASQSPKKPKDPLAELDLKDFL, from the exons ACCTGATCCAGGCCTCTCAGGATTCCAGTGTGAGCGTCCCTCAGATGGCCGATACACTGATAGAGAGGGCGGGCAATGCCAGTTGGGTGGTGGTTTTCAAGGCCCTGATTACTACACACCATCTCATGGTGCACGGCAATGAG AAATTCCTGCAATTCCTTTCATCGAGGAATTCTTTGTTCAACCTTGCCAATTTTCTGGACAAAACAGGCTCCCATG GCTATGACATGTCCACCTTTATCAGACGCTACAGCCGTTATCTCAATGAGAAGTCCTTTGCCTACAGACAGATGTCTTTCGATTTTGTCAGAGTCAAGAAAGG CGCTGATGGAGCAATGAGGACCATGACAGTTGAGAAGTTGCTGAAAGGAATGCCTATCCTGCAGGGTCAGATTGATGCTCTGCTGGATTTTGAT GTACACCAACCGGAATTAAACAATGGAGTAATAAATGCCTGCTTTCTTCTACTGTTCAAAGACCTGATAAAGTTATATGCTTGCTACAATGATGGCATCATCAATCTACTAG AGAAATTTTTCCAGATGAAGAGAAGCCAGTGTAAAGATGGACTCGAGATCTACAAGAGATTTCTGACTCGCATGACTCGGGTATCTGAATTCTTCAAACTTGCAGAG CAAGTGGGAATAGACAAGAATGACATACCTGAACTGACTCAA GCCCCAGAAAGTCTTTTAGAATCACTTGAAACTCACCTCAACACTTTGGAAGGAAAGAAGCC AGAGGATAA GTCACCCACCAAG GACACAGTGGCCAATAACAGCTCAGCAACTACCACCCCATCTTCTGCACCACCCAAGCCTGCACCGCCTGCTGGCACTGGGGGCCCCCCTGCTCGACCGGGGCCCCCTGCTAAACCTCCACCTCCCTCTATCACACCCACAGCTGTCACTCCCACCACTACCGCCAGCAG TGCCCTTGATGATGGCTTCTTGTTGGATCTAGATCCCATGTCTTCGTCCTCAGCTGGTGGGACTGCACCGCCTTCCACAACAACCGCATGGGGAG ATCTTTTGGCTGACG CCACTCCTGCTGCAACTAACAATGCTTCTGAAGCtaaacaagcaaaaaaagagCTTGCCCCTGATGCTGCAGCTGCCACTGCAGTGGCTGCATCTACAGCTGCCGCTTCCACTGCTGCAGCCATGCCAGTGCCCATCTCCCTGCCTGTCACTGCTCCCACTGCTGCTTCAGTTAGAGATATCGACTTTTTTGGAG ATGCATTTGCACCTTCCCCAGGAGATGGTCCTGTCGCTGTGGCTGCGGGTCCTGCTACTGATGCATTTGGTGAATCTG accCTTTTGCTACGACCGAGGGGAGTGCGGACATTACTCCAGGGCTGGACCTGTTTGCTATGCGACCCACTGACACGGGAGCCACTGCCATCACACCTCCCACCTCTAGTGAGGCGCCGGCCATCGCTGTCCCTGTCGCCACACCCGCCGCAGCCCCCACTCCTTCTGTCACCACCACCACTAGCACCACAGACACCACCACCACAGAGTCTGCAGCCGCTCCGACTCTAGATTTCTTTGGTG ATATGCTTGATTCTATGCCTGAGCAAGGTTCTACCACAGAATCCAAAGCTGCTACCACACCTAGCGTAGACCTTTTTGGTGCAG ACCTCCCTGCTGTTTCACGCGGGCCTTCTCCTTTGCCTGAGCCGGCTCCGACTGGAGACATTGTCACTG ACCCTAGTCCTGAGACTGCCCCTCATCCTGCCCCTGCTCCTGCGCCTGCTTCAGCTCAGACTCCAACTCCAGCTCCTGTTGTTGCTCCTGCCACTGAGGCCTCCTCTCCAACCAAAGCAGAGCCAACCCCAGTTATTGACCTGCTGG ACTCCTTTGGTGGGTCTGTGAAGGAGACGCAGAGCTCTGCTCCTGGGGGACCTGGAGGAGACCTGCTAGGAG ACCTCATGTCCCCCACCTTGGCACCCACCGTCGCCCCGGCCTTAGCCCCAGCCATGGCTCCAGCTCCAGCACAGAATTATCTTCTTGAATCGGGATTCGAAACTCTGGGTTCACTTCCCTCTCCGACACCACCTGTGCCAGCTGTACCAATGGTACCTGCCACTGCAGAACCTGCAAAAGCCACACCAGCGCCCTCTGGTGGTTTTGATGCTTCAG TGTTTGATGCATTAGGTGACTTGCTGATGCCCGCCGTTACGCCACAGAGCACCGGGGGAAGCACAACAGGAAGTGCAGCAGGGAGCATGGGACCTCCCGTCACAGTTGAAAACATTGCAGCTGCTCCACCTGCCACCCCACCCCCAACAAAAGCCATTGCAGGGGATCTTGACTCTTCACTGGCCAACCTGGTTGGAG ACCTGGGAATGAAGAAAAA AGATCCACAGAGTGAGAGGAAGTTGACTGGAGGAGCCAACTGGACCCCTCATGTGGCCCCCACAAGCTGGACCACGCCGGGTGTCCCCATG GCTGGAGTGACTCCTGGCGGACCTGGAGCAGCGGCTCCTAGTGGAGCAATGGTACCACCAATGAGTGCACAGCCTGGATTTGGTATG CCTGCCGCTGGAGGGCCAGGAGCTCCCATGATGCAGCCCATGATGGGTCAGCCAATGATGGGTCAGTCCATGATGAGACCTCCTTTTGCTGGCGTGGTTGGAGCTGCACCTGGAGGACTTGCAGCATCAGGAGCCCCG CTTTCTCCTGGACCTGCAAGCCAGAGTCCCAAAAAGCCTAAAGATCCTCTGGCAGAGCTCGACCTTAAGGACTTCTTATAA